A part of Haliotis asinina isolate JCU_RB_2024 chromosome 10, JCU_Hal_asi_v2, whole genome shotgun sequence genomic DNA contains:
- the LOC137298542 gene encoding death-associated protein 1-like — protein sequence MSAAAPNTEENELKGGHPPAVKVGGMRIASKTHPSGAPAAETPTAEEEEEFGSGEAKPDKHHQSILVSGAVTKGDKDFPPAAVKAYHEKPMPAIDRHGPPRTNMNIQQPRK from the exons ATGTCAGCAGCTGCCCCCAACACCGAGGAGAATGAGTTGAAGGGAGGACATCCTCCTGCGG TGAAGGTTGGAGGTATGCGGATAGCCTCCAAGACCCACCCATCTGGTGCTCCAGCAGCTGAAACCCCTACAGCAGAGGAAGAGGAGGAGTTTGGTAGTGG AGAGGCAAAGCCCGACAAGCACCATCAGTCCATCCTGGTTTCTGGAGCTGTAACAAAG GGTGACAAGGACTTTCCACCTGCAGCAGTGAAGGCATACCATGAGAAACCAATGCCAGCCATTGACCGCCACGGTCCTCCCAGAACCAACATGAACATCCAGCAGCCCCGCAAGTGA
- the LOC137298190 gene encoding caspase-8-like, with protein sequence MSMDVEADAVAERGFHAVLLKIDSDLHQSDLQALKFLVKGNLHKNKLTKMSTGHELFAALETSKLIHASNRWLLVEMFDKIGRLDLIDYVDDEITEDLKSTHLPTGEISDYRLMLFDTAQDLTEEDTKKLTFLLHSLPKAKLGKVSSGLDLITLMEEAKIIAPDHVDKLRQYLETLTRLDLVKKIDQYTERRHQTICAIAASASQECNTKGDVRMTPAPVAHSGPPPRHTADNGVPESIRLQISEDLCQHKRVDNLATFWSHLGYQEDCIKRLQSGLQGLTHGERIQKMIECAPSLQSVDYSQALMRLVNALRFAQMFQLSEQLVQKLKAYLPREMAAEVLQRPGDENRNHYVTTGEATELAQPTTDQSLSSINLDSKQSRIPTYKMNANPRGICVIINNFEFWPGREGLPDLKNRTGTHIDAAKLADTFTRLHFEIVHYNDLSSEAMTQVLRTIGQEMVKAEHDCFVCCILSHGDTAGKVYGSDSMVVEVNQLKAPFRPDCCPNLARKPKLFFLQACQGKEMQEGVQVQSDSDLKTDRPTVMVANEADFLVGYATTPGYVSYRSKSKGSWYINKLTKMLDTLAHTEDLLSILTKVNNEVGMEVAPQGGKQSPAPQFTLTKRLIFHKLESDCIA encoded by the exons ATGAGTATGGATGTCGAGGCCGATGCTGTGGCTGAGCGTGGCTTTCATGCTGTGTTGCTGAAGATTGACAGTGATCTACACCAGtcagatctgcaagctctcAAGTTCCTTGTAAAAGGCAATCTGCATAAGAACAAGCTGACCAAGATGTCAACTGGGCATGAACTGTTTGCAGCACTGGAAACCAGCAAGCTGATCCATGCTTCAAACCGTTGGCTTTTGGTTGAAATGTTTGATAAAATTGGTCGGCTTGACCTTATAGACTATGTAGATGATGAAATTACAGAGGATTTGAAAAGTACACATCTTCCAACAGGGGAGATTTCTGATTACAG GTTGATGTTGTTTGACACAGCACAGGATTTAACAGAGGAAGACACAAAGAAACTCACTTTCCTCCTTCACTCATTACCAAAGGCTAAGCTGGGCAAAGTGTCATCAGGCCTAGACTTGATCACATTGATGGAAGAAGCCAAGATTATTGCTCCAGATCATGTTGACAAACTCCGCCAATATCTTGAGACACTGACAAGACTAGACTTGGTTAAGAAGATAGACCAATACACAG AAAGAAGACACCAGACAATATGTGCGATAGCTGCATCAGCCTCCCAGGAGTGCAACACCAAGGGTGATGTGAGGATGACCCCTGCCCCAGTAGCCCACTCCGGCCCACCACCTCGCCATACAGCAGACAATG GTGTACCGGAAAGTATTCGACTACAGATCAGTGAAGACTTGTGTCAACATAAACGTGTGGACAATTTGGCAACATTCTGGTCACACCTTGGCTACCAGGAGGATTGTATTAAGAGGTTACAATCAGGTTTACAAGGCTTGACACATGGAGAGAGAATACAAAAGATGATAGAGTGTGCTCCAAGTCTGCAAAGTGTGGATTACTCACAAGCTTTAATGAGACTTGTCAATGCATTGCGTTTTGCACAGATGTTTCAGTTGTCAGAACAGCTAGTGCAGAAATTAAAAG CGTACCTGCCTAGAGAAATGGCAGCTGAAGTGTTGCAGCGGCCAGGTGATGAGAACCGGAACCATTATGTTACAACAG GTGAAGCAACTGAATTAGCTCAGCCAACTACAGACCAAAGTCTCAGCT CCATCAACCTTGACAGTAAGCAGTCAAGAATTCCTACATATAAGATGAATGCAAATCCTCGAG GTATTTGTGTGATCATCAACAACTTTGAGTTCTGGCCTGGTAGAGAAGGTCTTCCTGATTTGAAGAACAGAACAGGAACCCACATTGATGCTG CTAAACTGGCAGACACATTCACCAGACTGCATTTTGAGATAGTGCACTACAATGATCTGTCCTCTGAAGCTATGACTCAAGTGCTTAGGACCATTGGGCAAGAGATGGTCAAGGCAGAGCATGACTGTTTTGTGTGTTGCATACTGTCTCATGGAGATACTGCAGGCAAGGTGTATGGCTCAGACAGCATGGTGGTTGAGGTTAATCAACTCAAGGCTCCATTCAGACCTGACTGCTGCCCCAACCTGGCTCGCAAACCCAAACTGTTCTTCCTACAGGCATGCCAAGGAAAGGAGATGCAGGAAG GGGTGCAAGTGCAGAGTGATTCTGACCTGAAGACAGATAGACCCACTGTGATGGTGGCTAACGAGGCTGACTTCTTGGTGGGCTATGCCACAACACCTGGATATGTATCCTACCGCAGCAAGTCCAAGGGGTCATGGTACATCAACAAGCTCACCAAGATGCTAGATACGCTTGCTCACAC AGAGGACCTGCTGAGTATTCTGACAAAGGTGAATAATGAGGTTGGGATGGAGGTGGCGCCACAGGGAGGCAAGCAGTCACCTGCCCCACAGTTCACGCTCACCAAAAGGCTCATCTTTCATAAGCTGGAATCAGATTGTATAGCATAG